The following is a genomic window from Fundulus heteroclitus isolate FHET01 unplaced genomic scaffold, MU-UCD_Fhet_4.1 scaffold_47, whole genome shotgun sequence.
ttttaaatattaacttttaatgtttctattaatacGCATATTATtgaagagaacagcttttaatttaattggacatcattaaattaatttaaaatcattGCTGATCATAAAatgcaaagtccaaccaacaagcaagtctatgtattaaactgattgacctgaatggaatgagtgtatttgtccttgatttgagcaggtaaatcagattctctgatccctaaaataaataattagatatcatgcattaaaatacactgaaataaCATGATGCATATGAGTTGTTCCAGTTttaagtagggctgaacgattttggaaaataatctaattgcgatttttttcttcttaatattgtgatttaatgcaatttaatttttccagtttaatttatcatgtgttttaaaatatatacaaacaacaaatcaatttgtttcctcgccgtgcggattagttgctaaaagacccacagcatctaaactcagagcagaaatgattgcgttctgccaacaatatatttcaaccaaaatagcaattttgacttttctctgcattaaccacaagcaacaaaaatggcctctaaataaagacgtttgtaaacaaggactatttaaaacaagaatttttaatgtttctattaatcagaatattgttcaagagaacagcttttaattgatttggacatcaatccttgttgaacataaagtgcaaccaacaagcaagtctatgtattaaactgattgacctgtacttaatgctatgtatgattatataaactctaaaacaagtaataaaattagattatctcactgctgcaactgtctacccttccatgtggaggcaaacccactttaaacattttaccaacacctaaaggacgtgtctaattccctgattgttacatagccaaaaattgcagactctgcgatttggaaattgcgtttttgtAAATCAcaattaaattgaaaatgtgattaattgttcagcccaaGGTCCCACCGCAGTTTCTGGTGCCGGTTTAAAAaggtttgcactggaaatataaataaaacacaggcGGTCTTTAAATACCTTGGAGATGCGTCTTGTCTTGCTTTGGATCCTCTTTTCCACCACCTGCCTCCAGTGAGCGGGGTCGCTGGCCGGGTAGGACGTCAGCTCTGAGGATGGAGATGTTTTATCAGCGAACGGCGTGGAGAGCTCCTGAGCCGCCAAGGCCAGGACCTGAGGCACAGACACACGGCTGCCTTTagaaaaacagacaacacacacagagctgcttCAAAGCTGTGCGAAGCGGCTGGTTTCACCTCCAGGATGTCCAGACGCTGCCGCAGGCTGTAGTTCAGGGAGTAAAACTCTGCAGTCAGGTACTGGGTAAcctaagagagagagagagagcacacacaaactgtttatGACGCGTAAAGCAATGAGATCTGAGGTAGAGATGCTGGTGAGGACGAATAAAAGCCGTACAGGAACAGAGTCGGTGACGGCGAGCGCCACCATGGCCGCCTGTCGGAGCGCCAGGAAGCCGTTGATGCTGTATTTATCCTCCATGTGCAAAAGCACTTTGGTCATCTGGACACTGATCTGAAAAAGTCTGGCGTCAGAAATAGTCTGAAAAATCAGGAGCAACACAGAGAAGAAATTCAGAGGGTCTCCCCTTTATCTCACCTCCTTCGCTGCAAAGACGTTCCTCCGCACCAAACTCTCTGCGACCCTCAAACTGAGCTCCACTCGCACCGAGTCCTCAGAGGACATCAGCGCTGCGGTGATGGAACCAGCGTCAGACACGTTAGCCAGACCAGCAGCTTTACAgcatagacaaaaacaaagaaaaccaaCAGAGCCGTACTTTCCAGACAGTCCCGCAGGTAACGAGGCGGCGACGCCTGACCCGTCTCCTGGTCTCCGGACATGTCATACGGAGTCAGGTCGTCATCGCTGGGTCGACAACAGACCAGGCGGAGAATGCGATTAGCGGGGCAGAAAGAATTACCTGGAAAACGTGAAAAAGtatctgctcacctgtccaggTCTGGGTCTGGGTCGCTATTTGACGGGTTGCTGTGGGTCGTTGTCCTGGAAGCAGATGGCTCTCTGGACTCCTCAGCAAAGTCAGCTCTGCGCagatttaaattcaattttatttatatagctccaattcatgaaacatctcATCTAAAgccactttccaaagtcagactccatcagatcctccaggttggtgagaaagtttcctctctaaggaaacccagcaggttgcatcaagtctctccaagcagcattcactcctcctgaaagagcgtagagccacagtggacagtcgtctgcattgttgatggctttgcagcaatccctcatactgagcatgcatgaagcgacagtggagaggaaaactcccctttaacagggaggagaacctccagcagaaccagaaccaggctcagtgtgaacgctcatctgcctccacccactggggcttagaacATTAAATACGCTCAATCCCATAAACGCTCACTGAAAGCCATCGAGTCCAATTCAACCTGTGATTTTAGTCCATTTATTCACGTCAAACAGAGATTTTCAACTAAATAACTGGTGGCGCAGGTTTTCCCCAGGGGGCTTATGGGAAAACCCTCAGGACCCCATGGTTGACACGAATGTAACAAGAAAGGAGGACGAGGAAGATGGTGGAAGGTGGAAATATGCAGAGGGAGAACATGAAGAATCAGCAGGTGTAACTATGAAACTGTTAGATTTATtaaaaggtacatagccacgttatatgcttattaaaaaagatcaaaaaatgtttgatcatgataaaataaagttacataccccaagcctccatcctgatagtgttttaaTGGTTCTTTGTGTGGATAAATAGCCCAGCACCCGGTGcaattagcagatataaacagacgtggcgccatctagtgacagtatcgcagaactgtCATAATactggtttgcttaattaataaatcaatcgTAAATAATGTCAGACTGAGCCTGATCCTCTGCAATGgctcgcagtaaagcagcagctcagcgtgatgaagaccaacgttattaattaaataaacgatctacagcagctttaagagcctcatatcagaacatttactaacgtcagtcaactctgcgtcacatctgcaGGTTTaacgtctgcttcagtgaacaccaacgttcagactatattcccagagacattccagccTTTTCCCTCTTAGATTTTACGTTGtttttccactggatcttggaccttttttttcattgtttcactgggagatgctaatagccgttagccgcttcctagTTTTAACtcctgctgcacatgtgcagtacgTCCTTCCGTTAAAATCGTAATTAAGACGCAAAAAATGTtctatttactaacaaattttgcaacaacaaagcttaaaacaccaaaataacaactaatacgccagcaggacgtgataataaGCAGAGTGAGCTGCTGACTTATAaccatacctctcaacttttgacgacagttgagagtgagattgttgtccgacgggggggggggggttctgttgGTCGATTGAAGACGGCCACTATTTTAAACCGAATATCTCACTGTGTTACTTCACATCATTCGATAACGAAGGAAACTAATGGCGAAagtttgctttcatgttacagtttgtgATAAAACATGaagacttaccatttaattcgcacgcaacacggaccgtagaagtgtttcattttggatgagggaaacttgtttgcgcggcggcggtccttgcagctgtgttacctctactactggacgtgcggaaaccattgtaccgcaaattggttccgccatgacgcgaagcgtccgtacgcgtgcgtttcaagagtgagattttgattgtaagattgagattttcaaagtaatgcgtgtgagcgtgtgcaattgatgaaatgcgtgtgtcacacggtcaatgcgtgagagttgagagctatgcatataactaaaaaaagtcaaataacgtggctatgggCCTTTAAAGTAGACTTGGTGCCAACAAGGAGAAACTACATTTTCTTGAAGCTCAGTTTCAGGAGGTTTAGACTAAACCATGATTTAATTTAAGAGCAGCAGTCGGAAAGGAAAGGTGGTGGAAGAGTGAAGCTGGGCTTAGTGCACAGGTAGAGTTGGGTGTCGTCTGCATAGCAGCAAAAGTGATTTTCTGATAAAGAGACCAAGTGGAACAATATAAAAGATAAACAGGAGGGCAGAACCCTGAGGTACACCTGAACTGCAACCTAAGCGACTTGGggctctcctttttttctaaagttccTGGTTATTTTCGTGTTTTTTCGGTTTTTGAATGTGCAAGCTTTTTTCCTCTATTGAGAGACGGAcaagttttaagcagctcgccCCGTTTGATAAGCAGCGGCAGCACAAGCCACTTAATATCTTTCCGCATACATACCCCCCCGCCCACCGACAATTTTACGATCAGGAAAAGTCACAGTGGGTATAAATGCAGCACTAAATGCATTTATACCATATAGAGACAATTTGCTGGCCTGGTTTTCCTAAAAACACCGATAATGACTCCATTGTTCACCAAAGGTTAATAAGAATGCATCCAGGAAACAAGACCTGCTTGTTCACCTGTCAGATCTCATAACCCATTAGTTTTATCACAGAACCTCAGAGTTCAGCTAAATATAGCAGGTAATTTACGGGAGAATTTTTACTTTACAGGAAAACACCCGAGTGTTcccctttatttttctgtaagaccatttcttttgtttaaattaacGTTCTGGATAAAccattcttcttttttccccacttaATACCTGCTAAATCTTACCCATCATCAGGCTCAGGCTCACTACTCAAGCTGGGGGTCATCAGAGACAGCAGCTCACGGGTTTCTTCATCCTTCTCGtactagcaaaaaaaaaaaaaaaaaaacaatacaaaagatTAATTAGGTTTATGTTTGTCTATAAATGAACGCAGCACCTTGCAAAGATTCATGCTTGGTCATTCTGACCCATCTCACCTTAGATAGACCAATACCAAGCAGAGCATGAATGTGAAGTGGATAGAAAAAGGTTTTATGtaagaaagaaaatctgaaaagtgtggtgagCATCTGTTTTCAGCCTTCTGAGTGAATACTATGCAGGGCAACAATtatgcagcagaaccaggactgGAAGCTGGTCTGATAACGTCTGTGAGCGTCAATTTTCATGTTGCTGATTAGATTTcagactggactttgactaggccactcgaATACGTAACTctgctttaatgtttaatcTCCCTCCATCCTTCTATCAACGTGACCTGGTTCGCTGTTCCAGAAAAATGAAAAGCGtccccacagcattatgctgccgCCTCCGTGTTTCCCCTAAACAAAGCTAAAGAGCCACATGTTTTACAGCTTAGGTCGACGTCCAtgacctgcactgcaaaaagagaactaaaaataagtaaacttttcttgaaaataatgtatttctccttgatttgagcaagtaaataagattccttgccaatggaatgagtatttctacccctaaaataagataataagatatactgcacttgaaataaggtgatggtgatgagttgttcctattttaagtgcaaaaatcttattgcattggcaaatagtcctatatACCTGCTCAAAGTAAGGAAAAATACCTAAATTTCAAGAATTTTAAGGCAACTCCTTGCCACACTTTTAGATATTATCTATAAAACCTGTGAGAACATTGCACCGTTTTCCTTTCCCTCCTTGTTTcggcactgctttgtgttgatccaACATAAAACCGACGTTTATGGTCGTCatgtgacatttaaaaagaagaggaagaagtttaaGGGTTCTGGAATATGAGCGCAGCCCTTACTTGCTTCAGTTATTTACCTCAAATCTGAGCTTGGTGCCGTTGATGTCCATCCGGGAGCTCAGGCACTCGCCCACCACCATGCCCATGGTTCTCACACGCACCACGCTGCTGTCCAGGTGGCTCTGCACGCCGTCGAGCATGCACTGAAGAAGATCTGAATTTACAAAACGCATCAGAGACAAACACGCAGCTGAACGTCATCAGGAAACAagacggtaaaaaaaaaatacttaaaaagaTCCGCAACTAAAGCAGTTCAATCAAAAGAGGAGATTTAATGTTGCTGGAGCTCATATTATGCAGTTTTCCTTGCATACATAACgacaaaaaattataatatatcGCAAATATAGCTTCATCACAATATTAGGTCAGGTCGCAAAGGAGTCtatacagcaggggtgtcaaacatacggccggttccggcccaccgaacaatttagtccggcccggtggctaaatgcattatcattgttaaaaaaaatatattatttttttttcttccccagtgtcatgtctggcaatgtggcaataagaattgttgtctaaatgccaaaaagagctcatcagatttgactttcacaagtggagcagtactgcttttgccatagtgctccgcttgatttatgaatgttaatagttttattatgattcatgcggggaatatctcaaattatatggacactacaatgggaaagtaggagaggaaaggaagaacaagtagaaaaagaaaaggtgaaagaaagaggagataaaaggaagagaatgataaaaacaatttattgaaaaaaacatgtacttcgtttaattgagaatctgcagttcctatattgtccacgaggggcgctgtgttttaattagcagattaagcttcaggtgtggaaaaatttaaatcatttcttctCATttcgctgtgttttaatcagcagatggtagcactgagcttcagatgtggaaaattgattttaaataatttcttaatttttatctgtttgatgtattttgtcacgCAGGACAGTGTTTAtaagttccaaaaaatatgaataaatgtttttcaacattgtacaatcactgtgatcagttattatgcataatgcataagtaaatgtttaactgagtaaaagacATTGCACATAAAagcgctgaggttattcataatatattgtgtaaaagtgaaatccatttaatataaaaatcaacaacaagtccacatttattagttctatttaatcttgcaatgagtttcctcgtgtggccctcttgagatcagattaagctgaatgcggcccctcaaccaaaatgagtttgacacccctgatctagagcaATAACTGTTGGATAAGCGTTAGAAACCGGCATTTTTCTCACTAATCCAACATTTAGACACTAAAAACTGCAACAGGCAACAGACTAATGGAAGAAAATAGGCAGATATCGCAGCTGATATCATCATCGAGCCCTAAAATCATAATCATAAGCAAACATTAACCAGGAGGAGGTCTTGGGGAAGCCGGTAGAGCTTTTCTGCACCTGAGCGGAGCTCCTGCAGCTCGGAGTCCTGCAGCAGACTCACGGTGAGCAGTAAGGCCTTGCTGacgtagagctgctgctccagaggCGTGTGTCTCACTGCGCTGGGGTTGGCCCAGGCCTGCGACACGGACCGCAGCACCTGGAAACACACACAGGTCAGACGTCTGACAGcatttcacactgcaaaaacggatgcaaaaacaagtaaaatgttcttaaaagttagtctatttgtcctcgatttgagccagtaaatatgattatctgccaatggaatgagtatctttacccctaaaataagataattagacatcctgcacttgaaataagatggagatgaattgctcctattttaagaggaaaaatcttattccattggcaaatagtcttatttacctgctaaaatcaaggacaaatacacttattttaagaaaatgtaacttatttttagttctgtttttgcagtgcaccgcTCAGAGCACCAAAACGCCTGACGAGCTGCACTAACCTGGATGAGGAGCGGCCTTCGTTCCCCGTCTGAGGCGAGGTGACCGAGAACCGTCCTCAGGACCTGAGTCTGGGCGAGACGGCGCTAAATACAGGAACAAAGCGGCGTTACATGTTGCTCAGGAAGCTGCTGACTTACCTCATAGCTgtactgcagcagcagcactttGTGGGTCAGCACGAACTGGGCCTTTTTATTGGTGAGCGCCAGGTTTCCCACGATGCGGCTGAAGGCTTCAGGGCTGGAAAGGAGCAGAAAAAACAGCGGATCAGAACTCGCCGCGGGTGAAAAGCTCGtctggaggaggggggggggaccgACGGACCTCTTCACGGCCTGGACCAGCCCCGTCAGCACGCCCTCCAGCCAGCGCTCGGGGACGTTCTGCAGCAGCTTCCAGCACACCCGCTGCCACAGCGCGTCTGAGCGCGTGCAGACCGCCAGCCGGGGGGCCATCACCGCCAGGACGGGCCCTGCAGGAACACGGGAGGAGGGTTTTCACGCTAGCTGGTAGATCTGAGGTGATTAACAGCTGCTTTTATAACTCTTTGCTCTCCACAGTTCGCCGTTATCGCTCCCCCCCAGTAAAGATGGAGTCGTATTTTATAGCGGTGTCGTGATCGCACAGAATCCCAGGACGGCCCATTATTTCCAAACCCCGCCCAAAGGTGAGCGCTCTGTCCTGAACTTTAACatctctcactgcaaaaacagaactagaaataagtacaatactctttaaaattagtgtatttgtccttgatttgagcaggtaaataagatgatctgccaatggaataagatttttgcacttataataggaacaactcatctccatcatcttatttcaagtgcaggatgtctaaatatcttattttaggggtcaaaatactcactccattggcagataatattatttacctgctcaaatgaaggataTATACACtaactttgagaacattttacttatttttagatccgtttttgcagtgctgtgtTGCAGCAGCCAAAGGGAGACTGAGAccttagaccaggggtgtcaaactcattttggtttaggggccgcattcagcttaatctgatctcaagagggccacacgagtaaactcattgcaagattaaatagaactaataaaagtggacttgttgttgatttttatattaaatgaatttcacacaatatattatgaataacctcagcgtttttaagacaAGTaagtgcaatttcaacaatactttttctcagttaaacatttacttaagtgcattatgcataagaactgatcacagtgattatacaatgttgaaaaacatttattcacattttttggaacttaaaaacactgtcctacatgacaaaatacatcaaacagataaaaattaagaaattatttaaaatcaattttccacatctgaagctcagtgctaccatctgctaattaaaacacagcgcccctcgtggacaatataggatcTGCAGATTtccaattaaacgaagtacatgttttttcaataattgttttatcattctcttttatctcctctttctttcaccttttcttctattcttcttgttcttcctttcatctcctactttcccattgtagtgtccatatcatttgagatattccccgcatgaatcataataaaactattcacattcataaatcaagcggagcactatggcaaaagcagtactgctccacttgttaaagtcaaatctgatgagctctttttggaattaagacaacaattcttattgccacattgtcagacaggacactgggaaaaaaaaaaaatatatatatatttttttttttgaataatgataaccCATTTAGCCAGcggggccgtatgtttgacacccctgccttagacCTTTTAATCGCCACGCCTTGCAGAGCCCTGGACCCCACGGCTGCTGTCGTCTCTGCCGCtgacctgcactgcaaaaagggaactaaaattaagtacatttttcttgaaatgagtgcatttcttcttgatttgagcaggtaaataagattatttgtcaaaggaataagatttttgcacttaaagtaggaacagtTCAACttcatcatttttcaagtgcagaatatctaatcatcttattttaggggtagagctacttaacctgacaacagccagctgcatgtatcgctccgcctagctccactcacatacatctgggacaccgccataggaattgcctttactgaagcctgggccttatcaaaaattcttgcatatgattggataagccacttgtctgtcatctttatcgacgtgctatttcaaccactcacaccgaagctaacccgtgacgctgatgagaccgacgcaggaaaaaaaaaaattgttttattgacagtgagctgacaggaagaggggggggggcaaagcgccgcgggtcggagtcgatcccggtccgaccgcgttgaggactaatatg
Proteins encoded in this region:
- the telo2 gene encoding telomere length regulation protein TEL2 homolog; amino-acid sequence: MEVRLRVAQSLRTLSSSADHADKIEALKTLNSFLDDAAESGATSAAEREEFRRAHYSRTLRVGVGLLQVDWMSAAQRSQLVEPLFLKGPPDQALLALMEAVSQLSPSAGLDRLVSVTESFLQSGRLADLLWSSCLQSGLPGSPQLDEALLARLTALPDITANKLRLGNRPLFAPQSYYPLLASEMLAALERTCQALRDGTDCSVAFVAQTLGKVCIQGHSGPVLAVMAPRLAVCTRSDALWQRVCWKLLQNVPERWLEGVLTGLVQAVKSPEAFSRIVGNLALTNKKAQFVLTHKVLLLQYSYETQVLRTVLGHLASDGERRPLLIQVLRSVSQAWANPSAVRHTPLEQQLYVSKALLLTVSLLQDSELQELRSDLLQCMLDGVQSHLDSSVVRVRTMGMVVGECLSSRMDINGTKLRFEYEKDEETRELLSLMTPSLSSEPEPDDGADFAEESREPSASRTTTHSNPSNSDPDPDLDSDDDLTPYDMSGDQETGQASPPRYLRDCLETLMSSEDSVRVELSLRVAESLVRRNVFAAKEISVQMTKVLLHMEDKYSINGFLALRQAAMVALAVTDSVPVTQYLTAEFYSLNYSLRQRLDILEVLALAAQELSTPFADKTSPSSELTSYPASDPAHWRQVVEKRIQSKTRRISKGSTHRGTKAAPNRYAPVAGYFFFPLLRNYDKPEVTFDLLGSDHLVLGRLIHTLGLFMHLAVNAPIAAQMGAALLDFVWAVRYHADQMVRRGVLFAVCAVFLSMPSQSLLVDLGEQLFETRTWLSDVAEGDPDVDCRALAVQSLVLLDNSLKKQLQDPRALSLES